The Arvicola amphibius chromosome 11, mArvAmp1.2, whole genome shotgun sequence genome has a segment encoding these proteins:
- the LOC119826047 gene encoding olfactory receptor 13C8-like yields MERANGSMLTEFVLVGLSDHPKLQKVLFVLVLCMYLLILLGNGVLISVVIYDIHLHTPMYFFLCNLSFLDICYTSSSVPLILGSFLKGRKRVSFPECMVQMFFSFAMGATECVLLGTMALDRFLAICYPLRYPVIMSKGSYVPMAVGCWVAGLVDSLVQTSLAVHLPFCSNNVIHHFECEILAILKLACGDISINVISMAGSNLLFLAVPLIVIAVSYFFIIATILRIPSSEGKQKAFSTCSSHLTVVIIFYGSIFFMYAKPKSKATAGQGHQSLTEVLISFFYGVVTPMLNPLIYSLRNKDVKAAVQSMLGGNHLMKHK; encoded by the coding sequence ATGGAGAGAGCCAATGGTTCCATGTTGACAGAATTTGTTTTGGTGGGGCTTTCTGACCACCCAAAGCTCCAGAAAGTTTTATTTGTGCTGGTTTTGTGCATGTATCTGCTGATCTTGCTTGGGAATGGAGTTCTTATCTCAGTAGTCATCTATGACATACATCTGCACAcgcccatgtacttcttcctctgcAACCTGTCCTTTCTGGACATCTGCTACACAAGCTCTTCTGTCCCACTCATTCTTGGCAGctttctgaaaggaaggaagagagtttCCTTCCCTGAGTGCATGGTCCAAATGTTCTTCTCCTTTGCCATGGGTGCCACAGAATGTGTGCTGCTAGGCACGATGGCACTTGACCGCTTTCTGGCCATCTGCTACCCACTGAGATATCCTGTCATCATGAGCAAGGGTAGCTATGTGCCCATGGCGGTTGGATGCTGGGTTGCTGGGCTTGTTGACTCATTGGTGCAGACATCTCTTGCAGTGCATTTACCATTCTGTAGTAACAATGTAATTCACCACTTTGAGTGTGAAATTCTGGCCATTCTGAAACTGGCTTGTGGAGATATTTCAATCAATGTGATTAGCATGGCAGGGTCAAATCTGCTTTTTCTAGCTGTTCCATTGATAGTCATTGCTGTCTCTTATTTTTTCATCATCGCCACCATCCTGAGGATCCCTTCCTCCGAAGGAAAACAGAAGGCTTTCTCCACGTGCTCTTCTCACCTGACAGTGGTGATTATATTCTATGGTAGCATCTTCTTCATGTATGCAAAGCCCAAGTCTAAAGCCACGGCTGGGCAAGGACATCAAAGCCTGACTGAGGTCCTCATCTCCTTTTTTTATGGGGTGGTGACCCCCATGCTCAATCCTCTCATCTACAGTCTGAGGAACAAGGATGTGAAGGCTGCTGTCCAGAGCATGCTGGGAGGAAATCATCTGATGAAACATAAATGA
- the LOC119826046 gene encoding olfactory receptor 13C8-like: MERANGSMLTEFVLVGLSDHPKLQKVLFVLVLCMYLLILLGNGVLISVVIYDVHLHTPMYFFLCNLSFLDICYTSSSVPLILGSFLKGRKRVSFPECMVQMFFSFAMGATECVLLGTMALDRFLAICYPLRYPVIMSKGSYVPMAVGCWVAGLVDSLVQTSLAVHLPFCIDNIIQHFVCEFVAIVKLACGDISINVISMAGSNLLFLAVPLIVIAVSYVFIIATILRIPSSEGKQKAFSTCSAHLTVVIIFYGTIFFMYAKPKTKVTAGTGYQSVTEALISLFYGVMTPMLNPLIYSLRNKDVKAAVQSMLGGNRLMKHK; this comes from the coding sequence ATGGAGAGAGCCAATGGTTCCATGTTAACAGAATTTGTCTTGGTGGGGCTTTCTGACCACCCAAAGCTCCAGAAAGTTTTATTTGTGCTGGTTTTGTGCATGTATCTGCTGATCTTGCTTGGGAATGGAGTTCTCATTTCAGTAGTCATCTATGACGTGCACCTGCACAcgcccatgtacttcttcctctgcAACCTGTCCTTTCTGGACATCTGCTACACAAGCTCTTCTGTCCCACTCATTCTTGGCAGctttctgaaaggaaggaagagagtttCCTTCCCTGAGTGCATGGTCCAAATGTTCTTCTCCTTTGCCATGGGTGCCACAGAATGTGTGCTGCTAGGCACGATGGCACTTGACCGCTTTCTGGCCATCTGCTACCCACTGAGATATCCTGTCATCATGAGCAAGGGTAGCTATGTGCCCATGGCGGTTGGATGCTGGGTTGCTGGGCTTGTTGACTCATTGGTGCAGACATCTCTTGCAGTGCATTTACCATTCTGTATTGATAACATCATTCAACACTTTGTCTGTGAATTTGTGGCCATTGTGAAACTGGCTTGTGGAGATATTTCAATCAATGTGATTAGCATGGCAGGGTCAAATCTGCTTTTTCTAGCTGTTCCATTGATAGTCATTGCTGTCTCTTACGTTTTCATCATCGCCACCATCCTGAGGATCCCTTCCTCCGAAGGAAAACAGAAGGCTTTCTCCACATGCTCTGCCCATCTGACAGTGGTGATTATATTCTATGGAACTATTTTCTTCATGTATGCAAAGCCCAAGACTAAAGTCACTGCTGGGACAGGATATCAAAGTGTGACTGAGGCGCTCATCTCCCTTTTCTATGGGGTGATGACCCCCATGCTCAATCCTCTCATCTACAGTCTGAGGAACAAGGATGTGAAGGCTGCTGTCCAGAGCATGCTGGGAGGAAATCGTCTGATGAAACATAAATGA